A single window of Myxocyprinus asiaticus isolate MX2 ecotype Aquarium Trade chromosome 34, UBuf_Myxa_2, whole genome shotgun sequence DNA harbors:
- the LOC127425146 gene encoding lysosomal thioesterase PPT2-A-like isoform X5: MCRVQTGDRCSWTLRQFCKLYQPEQIHQPVPVCSRSGSRWRASLKPYILSCKMQLTASTSSATRKCSVCLNGIPGNIQAWISHGNEYSLKSHEHFCNEYIFFLGGLVCRGILSTLPDHNVHSFISLSSPQAGQYGDTDYLKYLFPQFVKSNLYHVCYTSVGQRISICNYWNDPHHRDMYINSSDYMALLNSERANPNTTVWKENFLRIKKLVLIGGPDDGVITPWQSSFFLFSQFGFYDDNETVVELKNQKVFLMDSFGLKTLYARGDLALCSVAGVTHILWHSNETVYKNCIEKWLT; this comes from the exons TGCCAGTCTGCAGCCGCTCTGGAAGCAGGTGGAGGGCTTCACTGAAGCCATATATCCTATCATGCAAAATGCAGCTGACGGCGTCCACCTCATCTGCTACTCGCAAG tgttCAGTGTGCCTAAATGGAATACCTGGAAATATCCAGGCCTGGataagtcatggaaatgaatacaGTCTCAAAAGTCATGAACATTTCTGcaatgaatatatattttttctag GTGGCCTGGTATGTCGAGGAATTTTGTCCACACTTCCAGACCATAATGTGCACTCTTTTATATCGCTCTCTTCACCACAGGCAGGACAGTATGGAG ACACAGATTATCTGAAGTACCTGTTCCCACAGTTTGTCAAATCCAATCTGTATCACGTGTGCTACACTTCAGTGGGCCAGAGAATCTCCATCTGTAACTACTGGAACG ATCCTCATCACAGAGACATGTACATCAACAGCAGTGACTATATGGCCTTACTGAACAGTGAAAGAGCAAATCCAAACACAACCG TTTGGAAAGAAAACTTCCTGCGCATTAAGAAACTGGTGCTGATCGGCGGCCCGGATGATGGAGTCATCACACCATGGCAGTCCAG TTTCTTTCTTTTCAGTCAGTTTGGTTTCTATGATGATAATGAAACTGTTGTTGAGTTGAAAAACCAGAAA GTGTTTTTGATGGACTCGTTTGGTCTAAAGACGCTGTACGCTCGAGGAGATTTGGCTTTGTGTTCAGTGGCAGGTGTCACACACATCCTCTGGCACTCCAATGAAACCGTGTACAAAAACTGCATTGAGAAGTGGCTTACATGA
- the LOC127425146 gene encoding lysosomal thioesterase PPT2-A-like isoform X4, whose translation MCRVQTGDRCSWTLRQFCKLYQPEQIHQPVPVCSRSGSRWRASLKPYILSCKMQLTASTSSATRKCSVCLNGIPGNIQAWISHGNEYSLKSGLVCRGILSTLPDHNVHSFISLSSPQAGQYGDTDYLKYLFPQFVKSNLYHVCYTSVGQRISICNYWNGRRTLKTALFHDEEPLKNPHHRDMYINSSDYMALLNSERANPNTTVWKENFLRIKKLVLIGGPDDGVITPWQSSFFLFSQFGFYDDNETVVELKNQKVFLMDSFGLKTLYARGDLALCSVAGVTHILWHSNETVYKNCIEKWLT comes from the exons TGCCAGTCTGCAGCCGCTCTGGAAGCAGGTGGAGGGCTTCACTGAAGCCATATATCCTATCATGCAAAATGCAGCTGACGGCGTCCACCTCATCTGCTACTCGCAAG tgttCAGTGTGCCTAAATGGAATACCTGGAAATATCCAGGCCTGGataagtcatggaaatgaatacaGTCTCAAAA GTGGCCTGGTATGTCGAGGAATTTTGTCCACACTTCCAGACCATAATGTGCACTCTTTTATATCGCTCTCTTCACCACAGGCAGGACAGTATGGAG ACACAGATTATCTGAAGTACCTGTTCCCACAGTTTGTCAAATCCAATCTGTATCACGTGTGCTACACTTCAGTGGGCCAGAGAATCTCCATCTGTAACTACTGGAACG ggcgacgcaccctaaaaacggcactgTTTCATgatgaagagccgcttaaaa ATCCTCATCACAGAGACATGTACATCAACAGCAGTGACTATATGGCCTTACTGAACAGTGAAAGAGCAAATCCAAACACAACCG TTTGGAAAGAAAACTTCCTGCGCATTAAGAAACTGGTGCTGATCGGCGGCCCGGATGATGGAGTCATCACACCATGGCAGTCCAG TTTCTTTCTTTTCAGTCAGTTTGGTTTCTATGATGATAATGAAACTGTTGTTGAGTTGAAAAACCAGAAA GTGTTTTTGATGGACTCGTTTGGTCTAAAGACGCTGTACGCTCGAGGAGATTTGGCTTTGTGTTCAGTGGCAGGTGTCACACACATCCTCTGGCACTCCAATGAAACCGTGTACAAAAACTGCATTGAGAAGTGGCTTACATGA
- the LOC127425146 gene encoding lysosomal thioesterase PPT2-A-like isoform X3, with translation MCRVQTGDRCSWTLRQFCKLYQPEQIHQPVPVCSRSGSRWRASLKPYILSCKMQLTASTSSATRKCSVCLNGIPGNIQAWISHGNEYSLKSHEHFCNEYIFFLGGLVCRGILSTLPDHNVHSFISLSSPQAGQYGDTDYLKYLFPQFVKSNLYHVCYTSVGQRISICNYWNGRRTLKTALFHDEEPLKNPHHRDMYINSSDYMALLNSERANPNTTVWKENFLRIKKLVLIGGPDDGVITPWQSSQFGFYDDNETVVELKNQKVFLMDSFGLKTLYARGDLALCSVAGVTHILWHSNETVYKNCIEKWLT, from the exons TGCCAGTCTGCAGCCGCTCTGGAAGCAGGTGGAGGGCTTCACTGAAGCCATATATCCTATCATGCAAAATGCAGCTGACGGCGTCCACCTCATCTGCTACTCGCAAG tgttCAGTGTGCCTAAATGGAATACCTGGAAATATCCAGGCCTGGataagtcatggaaatgaatacaGTCTCAAAAGTCATGAACATTTCTGcaatgaatatatattttttctag GTGGCCTGGTATGTCGAGGAATTTTGTCCACACTTCCAGACCATAATGTGCACTCTTTTATATCGCTCTCTTCACCACAGGCAGGACAGTATGGAG ACACAGATTATCTGAAGTACCTGTTCCCACAGTTTGTCAAATCCAATCTGTATCACGTGTGCTACACTTCAGTGGGCCAGAGAATCTCCATCTGTAACTACTGGAACG ggcgacgcaccctaaaaacggcactgTTTCATgatgaagagccgcttaaaa ATCCTCATCACAGAGACATGTACATCAACAGCAGTGACTATATGGCCTTACTGAACAGTGAAAGAGCAAATCCAAACACAACCG TTTGGAAAGAAAACTTCCTGCGCATTAAGAAACTGGTGCTGATCGGCGGCCCGGATGATGGAGTCATCACACCATGGCAGTCCAG TCAGTTTGGTTTCTATGATGATAATGAAACTGTTGTTGAGTTGAAAAACCAGAAA GTGTTTTTGATGGACTCGTTTGGTCTAAAGACGCTGTACGCTCGAGGAGATTTGGCTTTGTGTTCAGTGGCAGGTGTCACACACATCCTCTGGCACTCCAATGAAACCGTGTACAAAAACTGCATTGAGAAGTGGCTTACATGA
- the LOC127425146 gene encoding lysosomal thioesterase PPT2-A-like isoform X1 produces the protein MCRVQTGDRCSWTLRQFCKLYQPEQIHQPVPVCSRSGSRWRASLKPYILSCKMQLTASTSSATRKCSVCLNGIPGNIQAWISHGNEYSLKSHEHFCNEYIFFLGGLVCRGILSTLPDHNVHSFISLSSPQAGQYGDTDYLKYLFPQFVKSNLYHVCYTSVGQRISICNYWNGRRTLKTALFHDEEPLKNPHHRDMYINSSDYMALLNSERANPNTTVWKENFLRIKKLVLIGGPDDGVITPWQSSFFLFSQFGFYDDNETVVELKNQKVFLMDSFGLKTLYARGDLALCSVAGVTHILWHSNETVYKNCIEKWLT, from the exons TGCCAGTCTGCAGCCGCTCTGGAAGCAGGTGGAGGGCTTCACTGAAGCCATATATCCTATCATGCAAAATGCAGCTGACGGCGTCCACCTCATCTGCTACTCGCAAG tgttCAGTGTGCCTAAATGGAATACCTGGAAATATCCAGGCCTGGataagtcatggaaatgaatacaGTCTCAAAAGTCATGAACATTTCTGcaatgaatatatattttttctag GTGGCCTGGTATGTCGAGGAATTTTGTCCACACTTCCAGACCATAATGTGCACTCTTTTATATCGCTCTCTTCACCACAGGCAGGACAGTATGGAG ACACAGATTATCTGAAGTACCTGTTCCCACAGTTTGTCAAATCCAATCTGTATCACGTGTGCTACACTTCAGTGGGCCAGAGAATCTCCATCTGTAACTACTGGAACG ggcgacgcaccctaaaaacggcactgTTTCATgatgaagagccgcttaaaa ATCCTCATCACAGAGACATGTACATCAACAGCAGTGACTATATGGCCTTACTGAACAGTGAAAGAGCAAATCCAAACACAACCG TTTGGAAAGAAAACTTCCTGCGCATTAAGAAACTGGTGCTGATCGGCGGCCCGGATGATGGAGTCATCACACCATGGCAGTCCAG TTTCTTTCTTTTCAGTCAGTTTGGTTTCTATGATGATAATGAAACTGTTGTTGAGTTGAAAAACCAGAAA GTGTTTTTGATGGACTCGTTTGGTCTAAAGACGCTGTACGCTCGAGGAGATTTGGCTTTGTGTTCAGTGGCAGGTGTCACACACATCCTCTGGCACTCCAATGAAACCGTGTACAAAAACTGCATTGAGAAGTGGCTTACATGA